In Drosophila simulans strain w501 chromosome 3R, Prin_Dsim_3.1, whole genome shotgun sequence, a single window of DNA contains:
- the LOC6727731 gene encoding uncharacterized protein LOC6727731: MKMFVTVLMGALCLSLSQADISLTQAGYNYRIQQQQQQQQPPIVAHLLNQQLQQQQQLQPQQSSHPVLPPLPLPYLPPAGQFHSAQPAVRPTTGSFPMPAGFPVNFQTAPIQQQRRARPRVRIPKRPIVTKNFFIHSAPEESEDEVQDELNQLAQQPRNHYNVLFVKTPAQTNRAAALNLAKTLKQEKTVVYVLAKKTTASDLQDAIAEAPQHINKPEVFFIKYRTPEEALNAQRQIQSQYDTLGGSSTITDEGVAPITSVVGSLDPPEEEEEEQQQQQHSEGHFAENGAGNSGVGPIGNHYLPANQF; the protein is encoded by the exons ATGAAGATGTTTGTG ACGGTTCTGATGGGCGCCCTGTGCCTGAGCCTCAGCCAAGCTGACATCAGCTTGACCCAGGCGGGTTACAACTACcgcatccagcagcagcagcagcagcagcaaccgcccATTGTGGCCCACCTGTTGaaccagcagctgcagcagcagcagcagctccagcccCAGCAATCCTCGCACCCGGTGCTTCCACCTCTCCCACTGCCCTACCTCCCGCCCGCTGGCCAGTTCCATTCTGCCCAGCCTGCCGTTCGTCCCACCACTGGATCGTTCCCCATGCCCGCCGGCTTCCCCGTCAACTTCCAGACCGCTCCcatccagcagcagcgacgcGCTCGTCCGCGTGTGAGGATTCCCAAGCGACCCATTGTGACCAAGAACTTTTTCATACACTCGGCGCCCGAGGAGTCCGAGGATGAGGTCCAGGACGAGCTGAACCAGTTGGCCCAGCAGCCCCGTAACCACTACAATGTGCTGTTCGTCAAGACGCCGGCTCAGACCAATCGCGCGGCGGCTCTCAACTTGGCCAAGACCCTCAAGCAGGAGAAGACCGTGGTCTATGTGCTGGCCAAGAAGACGACCGCCTCCGATCTGCAGGATGCCATTGCCGAAGCGCCACAGCACATCAACAAGCCGGAGGTGTTCTTCATCAAGTACCGCACGCCTGAGGAGGCCCTGAATGCCCAGCGGCAGATTCAGTCACAGTACGATACTCTGGGAGGCAGTTCCACCATCACCGACGAGGGTGTGGCCCCCATCACCTCGGTTGTTGGTTCTCTGGATCCtccagaggaggaggaggaggagcagcaacagcagcaacattcaGAGGGACACTTTGCGGAGAACGGTGCCGGAAACTCTGGCGTCGGTCCCATCGGCAATCATTATCTGCCCGCGAACCAGTTCTAA
- the LOC6727732 gene encoding carnitine O-acetyltransferase, with translation MKFRENGKVLWNFARISAQQQTRYTFGKRMLIASFSTDKDKPKSDQPNLLKYHVLPLEEILKRFMITVQPLLTPEEFKKQEKITNEFQRKEGAKLQKLLEEAGNQERNWLAHRWLKVAYLQFRSPVTCFSSPGMTFPKQNFESAHEFVDYTSRVIFGLGEFNDLVQAKKIPIVKMGKNELDNSQFGKVFGTCRIPRRGTDDIVYNPCSDYVVVIYRNHFYQLKIYDKQGKLIIAPCLAVQLEEIMAKEKELGVPYGILTTDTRDNWAEAYEHLSNTPRNRHALRTIQNAMFTVSLDECTSPKEGRDAEELILTLIHGKGSKCNSANRWMDKTIQLVVNPNGHVGFTYEHSPAEGQPIAMMMDYVVKKMKDDPSYGECGSEDFIPAKKIKFCDLSKCVEQWLIIAQKNVDKLVQDLQMKVLKFDCYGKDFIKKQRLGPDSFVQMALQLAFFKLHYEPAAQYESAHLRIFDGGRTETIRSCSNESLAFCHAMDDVSASAQERAGKIREAVMCHQMYAKLALLGKGVDRHLFGLKLMALENCLPVPEFFASPGYVKSTHFRMSTSQVATKYDAFMGYGPSVEDGYACCYNPREHDIILAISAWRHCQATDHQKIAKALAQSFAEMKDVLEDCPVSNDKPPELKCKY, from the coding sequence ATGAAGTTTCGTGAAAATGGAAAGGTCCTTTGGAATTTCGCAAGGATATCGGCTCAGCAACAGACTCGATATACGTTCGGCAAACGAATGCTAATTGCCAGCTTTAGCACTGACAAGGATAAGCCCAAGTCCGATCAGCCCAACCTTCTGAAGTATCATGTCTTACCTCTTGAAGAAATCCTGAAACGCTTCATGATAACCGTACAACCATTGCTGACACCCGAGGAGTTCAAAAAGCAAGAGAAGATTACTAACGAATTCCAGAGGAAGGAGGGCGCTAAGCTGCAAAAGCTCCTGGAGGAAGCTGGTAATCAGGAGAGGAACTGGTTAGCCCATCGCTGGCTGAAGGTTGCCTACTTGCAGTTTCGGTCGCCAGTCACTTGCTTCTCCAGTCCCGGCATGACCTTTCCCAAACAGAACTTTGAAAGTGCCCATGAGTTTGTGGACTACACGTCGAGAGTTATCTTCGGTTTGGGTGAGTTCAATGACTTGGTGCAGGCCAAGAAGATTCCGATTGTGAAAATGGGCAAGAACGAGTTGGACAACAGTCAGTTTGGCAAAGTTTTCGGCACATGCCGGATACCGAGAAGGGGTACCGACGATATCGTCTACAATCCGTGCTCTGATTATGTGGTGGTTATCTACCGGAATCACTTCTATCAACTGAAAATATACGACAAGCAAGGAAAACTTATAATTGCACCATGTCTGGCTGTTCAACTGGAGGAAATAATGGCAAAGGAGAAGGAACTGGGAGTTCCTTATGGAATCTTGACCACCGATACGAGGGATAACTGGGCCGAGGCATACGAACACCTGTCAAATACGCCCCGTAATAGACATGCGCTGAGAACCATTCAGAATGCTATGTTCACAGTGTCCCTCGACGAGTGCACCAGTCCAAAAGAAGGTCGGGATGCCGAAGAACTGATCCTCACGCTGATCCATGGAAAGGGCAGCAAGTGCAACAGTGCCAACCGCTGGATGGATAAAACGATTCAGTTGGTGGTGAACCCAAATGGACACGTTGGATTCACCTACGAGCACTCGCCAGCCGAGGGCCAACCGATCGCCATGATGATGGACTATGTGGTGAAGAAGATGAAGGATGACCCTAGTTACGGGGAATGCGGATCGGAGGACTTTATTCCAGCGAAGAAAATAAAGTTCTGTGATCTAAGCAAGTGCGTGGAGCAATGGTTGATAATCGCGCAAAAAAACGTGGACAAACTTGTCCAGGATCTGCAAATGAAGGTTCTTAAGTTCGATTGCTACGGCAAGGATTTCATCAAGAAACAGCGACTTGGTCCCGATAGCTTTGTTCAGATGGCATTGCAGTTGGCATTCTTCAAATTGCACTATGAGCCAGCTGCTCAGTATGAATCGGCGCATTTGCGCATCTTCGATGGCGGCAGAACCGAAACCATCCGTTCGTGCTCCAATGAATCCCTGGCCTTTTGCCACGCCATGGATGACGTGAGTGCCTCAGCTCAGGAGCGGGCTGGTAAGATTCGCGAGGCAGTGATGTGCCATCAGATGTATGCCAAGCTGGCGCTTCTGGGAAAGGGAGTCGATCGTCACCTCTTCGGACTTAAACTAATGGCGCTGGAGAACTGCCTACCGGTTCCGGAGTTCTTCGCTTCGCCTGGATATGTGAAGTCCACGCATTTTCGAATGTCCACTTCGCAGGTGGCCACCAAATATGATGCCTTCATGGGATATGGACCTTCTGTAGAGGATGGATATGCCTGTTGCTACAATCCCCGTGAGCATGACATCATTTTGGCCATATCCGCATGGCGACATTGTCAGGCAACTGATCACCAAAAGATCGCCAAGGCGCTTGCGCAGTCCTTTGCTGAAATGAAAGATGTACTTGAAGATTGTCCAGTTTCAAACGACAAGCCGCCCGAGCTTAAGTGCAAatattga
- the LOC6727733 gene encoding chymotrypsin-2 — MLLILLPLVLFTSSATSQILYPPQYTKNRIVGGEEATEGLAPYQISLQGIGSGAHSCGGAIIDERWIITAAHCTRGRQATAFRVLTGTQDLHQNGSKYYYPDRIVEHSNYAPRKYRNDIALLHLNESIVFDNATQPVELDHEALVPGSRLLLTGWGTLSLGGDVPARLQSLEVNYVPFEQCRAAHDNSTRVDIGHVCTFNDKGRGACHGDSGGPLVHNGKLVALVNWGLPCAKGYPDAHASISYYHDFIRTHLSLSKTDSSEDIQEEMMSLQD; from the exons ATGTTGCTCATTTTGTTACCACTAGTTCTGTTCACTTCGAGTGCCACAAGTCAGATCCTATATCCGCCGCAGTATACCAAGAATCGCATTGTGGGCGGAGAGGAGGCCACCGAGGGCCTGGCACCTTACCAGATATCTCTTCAAGGAATCGGCAGTGGAGCTCATTCCTGTGGCGGTGCTATCATCGATGAACGTTGGATTATAACGGCGGCTCACTGCACAAGAGGCAGACAGGCGACGGCATTTCGAGTCCTAACAGGCACACAGGATCTGCATCAAAATGGGTCCAAGTATTACTATCCCGACAGGATTGTGGAGCATAGCAACTATGCACCACGCAAGTATCGCAACGATATAGCTTTGCTGCATCTGAATGAATCGATTGTGTTTGACAATGCCACTCAACCGGTGGAACTGGATCACGAGGCTTTGGTTCCAGGATCCCGTCTTCTATTGACGGGTTGGGGAACCCTCTCCTTGGGCGGAGATGTTCCCGCCCGCCTGCAGAGTCTGGAGGTCAACTATGTGCCCTTCGAGCAGTGTCGGGCTGCCCACGACAATAGCACTCGGGTGGACATTGGCCACGTTTGCACCTTCAATGACAAGGGACGCGGAGCGTGTCATGGAGATTCCGGTGGTCCCCTGGTGCACAATGGCAAGCTGGTGGCTCTGGTCAACTGGGGACTGCCATGTGCTAAAGGATATCCAG ATGCTCACGCTTCAATATCTTATTATCACGACTTTATACGCACTCACCTAAGTCTATCCAAAACGGATAGCTCTGAGGATATCCAGGAGGAAATGATGTCTCTCCAGGATTAG
- the LOC6727734 gene encoding chymotrypsin-2, translating into MKWLVLISVLVILSQCSAKSVKIHRRHQLNHHLGHVKPETRVIGGVDSPTGFAPYQVSIMNTFGEHVCGGSIIAPQWILTAAHCMEWPIQYLKIVTGTLDYTKPGAEYLVDGSKIHCSHDKPAYHNDIALIHTAKPIVYDALTQPIKLASKGSLPKVGDKLTLTGWGSTKTWGRYSTQLQKIDLNYIEHDNCLSRVRNANWLSEGHVCTFTKEGEGSCHGDSGGPLVDANQTLVGVVNWGEACAIGYPDVFGSVAYYHDWIEQMMTDAGTAC; encoded by the coding sequence atgaagtGGCTAGTACTGATCAGTGTTTTGGTGATCCTGTCTCAATGCTCGGCGAAAAGCGTTAAGATCCATCGTCGTCACCAATTAAATCATCATCTGGGCCATGTGAAGCCCGAGACCCGGGTGATTGGAGGTGTCGATTCCCCCACTGGATTTGCTCCCTACCAGGTGTCCATCATGAACACCTTTGGCGAGCATGTGTGTGGTGGCAGTATCATCGCGCCACAGTGGATCCTTACCGCCGCCCATTGCATGGAGTGGCCCATTCAGTACCTCAAGATTGTCACCGGAACATTGGACTACACAAAACCAGGAGCGGAGTATCTGGTAGATGGATCGAAGATCCATTGCAGTCACGACAAACCAGCCTATCACAATGACATAGCGTTGATCCACACGGCTAAGCCCATTGTTTACGACGCCCTGACTCAACCTATTAAACTGGCCAGCAAGGGATCACTGCCGAAGGTGGGAGATAAGCTTACGCTGACGGGATGGGGCAGCACCAAGACCTGGGGAAGGTACTCCACCCAGCTGCAGAAGATCGATCTGAACTACATCGAGCACGACAACTGCCTGTCCCGAGTGCGAAACGCCAACTGGCTGAGCGAAGGACACGTGTGCACCTTCACTAAGGAGGGCGAGGGATCCTGCCATGGAGACTCCGGCGGTCCTTTGGTGGACGCCAACCAAACCCTCGTCGGCGTGGTCAACTGGGGCGAGGCCTGTGCCATTGGCTATCCGGATGTCTTCGGTTCGGTCGCCTACTACCACGATTGGATCGAACAGATGATGACAGACGCTGGAACCGCGTGTTAG
- the LOC6727735 gene encoding chymotrypsin-2 gives MSYQIGAVSILALVLLALSFSEASLRRRAFTSETFEAANKFSSRIIGGVESDVLAAPYLVSLQNAYGNHFCAGVIIHDQWILTAASCLAGLQKNNVKVVTTTFNNWGSEGWIYSVEDIVMHCNFDSPMYHNDIALIKTHTLFDYDDVTQNITIAPLEDLIDGEKLTIYGYGSTEIGGDFSWELQQLDVTYVAPEKCNATYGGTPDLDVGHLCAVGKVGAGACHGDTGGPIVDSRGRLVGVGNWGVPCGYGFPDVFARISFYYSWIISTINGCAIS, from the exons ATGTCTTACCAAATCGGAGCGGTCTCTATACTCGCCCTCGTCCTTTTGGCGTTATCCTTTTCGGAGGCAAGTCTACGCCGTCGGGCCTTCACCTCAGAAACATTCGAAGCCGCGAATAAATTTAGCTCCCGAATCATCGGAGGAGTAGAGTCCGATGTCCTGGCGGCACCCTATCTAGTCTCGCTCCAAAACGCTTATGG CAACCACTTTTGTGCTGGCGTTATCATCCACGATCAGTGGATACTCACCGCGGCTAGTTGCTTAGCTGGATTGCAAAAAAACAACGTGAAGGTGGTGACCACCACTTTTAATAACTGGGGATCGGAGGGCTGGATATACTCCGTGGAGGATATCGTCATGCACTGCAACTTCGACAGCCCCATGTACCATAATGACATTGCCCTGATCAAGACACATACACTATTCGATTACGATGATGTGACCCAGAATATCACAATCGCTCCGTTGGAGGATTTGATAGATGGTGAAAAGCTAACCATATACGGATACGGCAGCACGGAGATCGGAGGAGATTTCTCATGGGAGCTGCAGCAGTTGGATGTGACCTATGTCGCCCCGGAAAAGTGCAATGCCACCTACGGCGGTACTCCAGATCTGGATGTGGGTCATCTTTGTGCCGTGGGAAAGGTGGGAGCCGGAGCCTGTCATGGGGATACCGGAGGACCCATCGTTGACAGTCGTGGTCGCTTGGTGGGCGTTGGTAACTGGGGCGTTCCCTGCGGCTATGGATTCCCCGATGTTTTCGCCCGCATTAGCTTTTACTACAGCTGGATTATATCCACGATTAACGGATGTGCTATTTCCTAA
- the LOC6727736 gene encoding chymotrypsin-2, whose protein sequence is MRNRWNLTVLLGLTLLALQGPTEAMRMRGEPLPGLANIERHRSTEAVPQGRVAGGTTAAEGKWPWIASIQNAYSYHLCGGLILNEYWVLTAASCVAGLRTLSLLVVTGTVDWWDLYAPYYSVSRIHVHCNYDKPLYHNDIALLQLSSKIEFNDATTNITLADIDELEEGEKLTFAGWGSSEAMGTYGRYLQEASGTYLPVDACREKLQNQDDVDLGHVCVQMDAGKGACHGDTGGPLIDEQERLVGIGNWGVPCGRGYPDVYARIAFYNDWIRTTMNGCTIA, encoded by the exons ATGAGAAATAGGTGGAATCTTACGGTGCTGCTGGGTCTAACTCTGCTGGCTCTTCAGGGGCCAACGGAAGCCATGAGGATGCGAGGTGAACCACTTCCGGGTTTGGCCAATATCGAGAGGCATCGCTCCACCGAAGCTGTGCCCCAAGGTCGTGTGGCCGGtggcaccaccgccgccgagGGCAAATGGCCCTGGATAGCAAGTATCCAAAATGCATACTCGTATCACCTGTGTGGAGGCCTCATACTCAACGAATACTGGGTGCTCACAGCGGCCAGTTGCGTGGCGGGATTGAGGACATTAAGCCTGCTCGTTGTGACTGGAACTGTGGACTGGTGGGATCTATATGCTCCGTACTACTCTGTGAGCCGGATCCATGTGCACTGCAACTACGACAAGCCGCTGTATCACAATGACATAGCCCTGCTGCAGTTGTCGTCCAAAATCGAATTCAACGATGCGACAACGAATATAACCTTGGCGGATATCGATGAATTGGAAGAGGGGGAAAAGTTGACCTTCGCCGGTTGGGGCAGCTCCGAGGCCATGGGCACCTATGGTCGCTATCTGCAGGAGGCATCCGGCACATATCTGCCGGTGGACGCATGCCGGGAGAAGTTGCAGAACCAAGATGATGTGGACCTGGGTCATGTGTGCGTCCAAATGGACGCGGGCAAGGGCGCCTGTCATGGGGACACCGGCGGACCGCTTATCGACGAGCAGGAGCGCTTGGTAGGCATCGGTAATTGGGGTGTGCCATGCGGACGTGGTTATCCG GATGTGTATGCGCGTATTGCCTTCTACAACGATTGGATCCGCACCACCATGAATGGATGTACGATCGCCTAG
- the LOC6727737 gene encoding chymotrypsin-1: MAVRLSLIWLLLLGTSIDVTRGKRLDRKLLDNRIVGGQEAEDGAAPYQVSIQTTWKTHICSGVILNEQWILTAGHCALDFSIEDLRIIVGTNDRLEPGQTLFPDEALVHCLYDIPYVYNNDIALIHVNESIIFNDRTQIVELSRVQPPAGSTVTLTGWGAPESSLPTVQYLQTLNLTIIAHEECRERWDFHDGIDVGHICTFTREGEGACSGDSGGPLMWEGKLVGLVNWGRACGVGMPDMYANTVYYQDWIRRTRSGCKNRVN, from the exons ATGGCTGTCCGTTTGTCTTTGATTTGGCTGCTTCTGCTGGGCACTTCCATTGACGTCACGCGCGGAAAGCGTTTGGATCGTAAACTTTTGGACAATCGCATTGTGGGTGGCCAGGAGGCGGAGGACGGAGCGGCTCCTTATCAGGTGTCCATTCAGACCACCTGGAAAACCCACATCTGCAGCGGAGTCATTCTCAACGAACAGTGGATCCTCACCGCGGGCCATTGTGCACTGGACTTTAGCATCGAGGATCTGAGGATTATCGTGGGCACGAATGATCGCCTGGAGCCAGGACAGACCTTATTTCCGGACGAGGCCCTAGTCCATTGCCTGTACGACATTCCCTATGTCTACAATAATGACATTGCGTTGATCCATGTCAACGAGTCGATAATATTCAATGATCGCACGCAGATCGTTGAGTTGAGCAGAGTGCAACCTCCGGCAGGTTCCACGGTCACTCTGACGGGATGGGGTGCTCCGGAAAGTAGTTTACCCACGGTGCAATATCTGCAGACCCTCAACCTGACCATCATCGCACACGAGGAGTGCAGAGAGAGATGGGACTTTCACGATGGCATCGACGTCGGTCATATTTGCACCTTTACGCGAGAGGGTGAGGGAGCCTGCTCCGGAGACTCCGGTGGTCCCCTGATGTGGGAGGGCAAGCTGGTGGGCCTGGTCAACTGGGGAAGAGCCTGCGGCGTCGGCATGCCAGACAT GTATGCCAACACAGTTTACTATCAGGATTGGATCCGCAGGACTCGCTCAGGATGCAAGAATCGTGTTAACTAA
- the LOC6727738 gene encoding chymotrypsin-1, whose translation MVRLGVSQILVILLACSYYNPISAVRLAQLSEDQLEWISKAEGVNFQNRVINGEDAQLGEAKYQISLQGMYGGHICGGCIIDERHVLTAAHCVYGYNPTYLRVITGTVQWEKPDAIYFVEEHWIHCNYNSPAYYNDIALIRLNDTIKFNEYTQPAELPTAPLENGTQLLLTGWGSTELWGDTPDILQKAYLTHVVYSTCQEIMNNDPSNGPCHICTLTTGGQGACHGDSGGPLTHNGVLYGLVNWGYPCALGTPDSHANVYYYLEWIRSMISGPCSKCHCYASNYPNL comes from the coding sequence ATGGTTCGACTGGGTGTTTCGCAGATCCTGGTGATCCTCCTAGCCTGCAGTTACTATAACCCCATTAGCGCCGTGCGTTTGGCGCAGCTTAGTGAGGATCAGCTGGAGTGGATCTCGAAGGCGGAAGGAGTCAACTTCCAGAATCGCGTTATCAATGGCGAGGATGCGCAGTTGGGCGAGGCCAAGTACCAGATATCGTTGCAGGGAATGTACGGAGGCCACATATGTGGCGGATGCATCATCGACGAACGCCATGTCCTGACGGCAGCCCACTGCGTATATGGCTATAACCCCACCTACCTGCGAGTGATCACAGGAACTGTGCAGTGGGAAAAGCCGGATGCCATCTATTTCGTGGAGGAGCATTGGATTCACTGCAACTACAACAGTCCCGCTTACTACAATGATATTGCCTTGATTCGGCTGAACGATACGATCAAGTTCAATGAGTACACTCAACCGGCTGAGCTGCCCACAGCTCCGCTGGAAAATGGGACGCAGTTGCTCCTCACGGGCTGGGGCTCAACGGAACTCTGGGGCGATACGCCCGATATACTCCAAAAGGCTTATCTCACGCATGTCGTCTACTCGACTTGCCAGGAGATAATGAACAACGATCCGTCGAACGGTCCATGCCATATCTGCACACTGACGACTGGTGGACAGGGAGCCTGCCATGGCGATTCCGGCGGTCCACTGACGCACAACGGAGTACTCTACGGCCTGGTCAATTGGGGTTATCCCTGTGCACTTGGAACTCCCGATAGTCACGCCAACGTCTACTATTATCTGGAATGGATCAGAAGCATGATCTCGGGACCATGTAGCAAATGTCACTGCTATGCCAGTAACTATCCAAACCTGTGA
- the LOC6727739 gene encoding chymotrypsin-1 has product MKLLRLSLLFLLAAKPPNPCESKRLVGPFPAGPSGRIKGGEEAEIGFAPYQVSLQPIVGSHNCGGAILNENWIITAGHCVENFIPALVNVITGTNKWAEPGAVYYTAEIHRHCMYDQPYMHNDIALVKLTQNITFNELTQPIALPTRPVQLGDEIVLTGWGSDVAYGSSMEDLHKLTVGLVPLDECYETFNRTSSMGVGHICTYSREGEGACHGDSGGPLVSNGHLVGVVNWGRPCGVGLPDVQANVYYYLDWIRSKISGNSKCYY; this is encoded by the coding sequence ATGAAGCTGCTCCGTCTAAGCCTTTTGTTTCTCCTAGCTGCGAAGCCCCCGAATCCCTGTGAATCAAAGCGCTTAGTTGGCCCGTTTCCGGCGGGTCCATCTGGCAGGATTAAGGGTGGCGAGGAGGCTGAGATCGGATTTGCTCCGTACCAGGTCTCCCTGCAACCCATAGTGGGCTCCCATAATTGCGGTGGTGCCATCCTAAACGAAAACTGGATCATAACAGCCGGACACTGCGTGGAAAACTTCATTCCCGCCCTGGTCAATGTGATCACGGGCACCAATAAGTGGGCAGAACCGGGAGCCGTCTACTACACCGCCGAGATCCACAGACACTGTATGTACGACCAGCCTTACATGCATAACGACATCGCCCTGGTGAAGCTTACCCAGAACATCACCTTCAATGAGCTGACCCAGCCGATCGCTCTACCCACTAGGCCGGTCCAACTCGGCGACGAGATCGTCCTCACGGGCTGGGGCTCCGATGTGGCCTACGGGAGTTCCATGGAGGACCTGCACAAGCTGACCGTGGGCCTTGTTCCTCTGGATGAGTGCTACGAGACCTTCAACCGAACCAGCAGCATGGGTGTGGGTCACATCTGTACCTATTCCCGTGAGGGTGAGGGCGCCTGTCACGGCGATTCCGGTGGTCCGCTGGTGAGCAATGGCCATTTGGTGGGTGTGGTCAATTGGGGACGACCCTGCGGTGTCGGACTGCCCGATGTGCAGGCCAATGTGTACTACTACCTCGACTGGATTCGCAGCAAGatcagcggcaacagcaaatGCTACTACTAA